One window of the Populus nigra chromosome 4, ddPopNigr1.1, whole genome shotgun sequence genome contains the following:
- the LOC133691766 gene encoding uncharacterized protein LOC133691766, with amino-acid sequence MYSNIVATRAFAWAPSSGVPADSDVDPSTSNADIAHDGLEKGSGDSEEDVIPDFQTNMARMVGGINMSSNNNTKSGDKRKEQDHYDVRGRKKKTSGIQLLSRCNQLLESISTKSDSTSVNLDREGCSIREVMVELHSIPGVSIEDEFHDFATKYLSLRRKREMWASMGDKE; translated from the coding sequence ATGTATTCCAACATTGTCGCAACTAGAGCGTTTGCATGGGCTCCTTCATCAGGTGTACCTGCTGACAGTGATGTTGATCCTAGTACAAGCAATGCCGACATTGCTCATGATGGTTTGGAAAAGGGTAGCGGTGATTCAGAGGAAGATGTGATTCCAGATTTCCAAACTAACATGGCTCGAATGGTTGGAGGGATAAATATGTCTAGCAATAACAACACAAAAAGCGgtgacaaaagaaaagaacaagatCATTATGATGTGCGaggtagaaagaagaaaacatctgGAATTCAGTTGCTGTCAAGGTGCAATCAACTACTTGAGAGTATATCGACTAAGAGTGATTCCACGTCTGTTAATTTGGATCGCGAAGGCTGTAGTATTCGCGAGGTGATGGTTGAGCTGCACTCAATTCCTGGAGTTTCAATTGAAGATGAGTTCCACGACTTTGCTACAAAGTATTTGAGTttaagaaggaaaagagaaatgtGGGCTAGTATGGGTGATAAAGAGTAG
- the LOC133691908 gene encoding probable beta-1,3-galactosyltransferase 2 isoform X2 → MTFKSRGDQQSSKNVISQKWTLFLCLACFCSGMLLANWTWNVPEPKGINRTTTVEAEKLKLVSEGCGDEIKEVKRDSKDIIGEVYKTHNAIQTLDKTISNLEMELAAARAAQESILSGSPLSDDLKRTGSSGKRRYLMVIGINTAFSSRKRRDSVRATWMPQGEKRKKLEEEKGIIVRFVIGHSATTGGILDRAIEAEDKKHGDFLRLDHVEGYLELSAKTKIYFATAVTLWDADFYVKVDDDVHVNIATLGETLVRHRKKPRVYIGCMKSGPVLNQKGVRYHEPEYWKFGEAGNKYFRHATGQLYAISKDLAKYISINQHVLHKFANEDVSLGSWFIGLDAEHIDDRRLCCGTPPDCEWKAQAGNICVASFDWSCSGICRSADRIKEVHRRCGEGENALWSATF, encoded by the exons atgacTTTCAAGAGCAGGGGAGATCAGCAGTCTTCTAAAAATGTTATCTCCCAAAAATGGACTCTTTTCTTATGCTTGGCTTGCTTCTGTTCGGGAATGCTCCTAGCCAATTG GACGTGGAACGTTCCTGAGCCTAAAGGCATCAACCGAACAACTACGGTGGAAGCTGAAAAACTAAAGTTAGTTTCAGAGGGTTGCGGTGATGAAATT AAAGAAGTGAAGCGTGACTCTAAGGATATTATTGGGGAAGTTTATAAAACTCATAATGCCATTCA GACATTAGACAAAACCATTTCAAATTTGGAGATGGAATTAGCGGCTGCTAGGGCAGCACAGGAGTCTATACTCAGTGGCTCTCCTTTGTCAGATGACTTAAAGAGGACTGGGTCATCTGGGAAAAGAAGATATTTGATGGTTATTGGTATTAATACAGCTTTTAGCAGTCGGAAAAGAAGAGATTCAGTTCGTGCTACGTGGATGCCACAAG gtgaaaaaaggaagaaactgGAAGAAGAGAAGGGTATCATTGTTCGCTTTGTCATTGGTCATAG TGCAACAACAGGAGGCATTTTGGACAGAGCCATTGAAGCAGAGGACAAAAAGCATGGAGATTTCTTGAGACTG GACCATGTTGAAGGGTATCTTGAGTTGTCAGCCAAGACAAAGATATATTTTGCTACTGCTGTTACTTTGTGGGATGCAGATTTCTATGTCAAAGTTGATGATGAtgtccatgtaaatatag CAACACTTGGAGAAACTCTAGTTAGACACCGAAAGAAACCACGTGTATATATTGGATGCATGAAATCTGGTCCTGTCCTTAATCAAAA GGGTGTGAGATACCATGAACCCGAGTATTGGAAATTTGGTGAGGCAGGAAATAAGTACTTCCGACATGCTACTGGACAGCTGTATGCTATTTCAAAAGATTTGGCCAAGTATATATCAATAAACCA GCATGTTCTGCATAAGTTTGCCAACGAGGATGTTTCGCTGGGGTCATGGTTTATTGGACTTGATGCAGAGCACATTGATGATCGGAGACTATGCTGTGGCACTCCACCTG ATTGCGAGTGGAAGGCCCAGGCTGGCAACATCTGTGTTGCATCATTTGATTGGAGCTGCAGTGGGATTTGCAGATCTGCCGATAGGATTAAGGAGGTCCATCGGCGGTGTGGGGAAGGTGAGAATGCTTTGTGGAGTGCAACTTTTTAG
- the LOC133691908 gene encoding probable beta-1,3-galactosyltransferase 2 isoform X1, which produces MTFKSRGDQQSSKNVISQKWTLFLCLACFCSGMLLANWTWNVPEPKGINRTTTVEAEKLKLVSEGCGDEILHQKEVKRDSKDIIGEVYKTHNAIQTLDKTISNLEMELAAARAAQESILSGSPLSDDLKRTGSSGKRRYLMVIGINTAFSSRKRRDSVRATWMPQGEKRKKLEEEKGIIVRFVIGHSATTGGILDRAIEAEDKKHGDFLRLDHVEGYLELSAKTKIYFATAVTLWDADFYVKVDDDVHVNIATLGETLVRHRKKPRVYIGCMKSGPVLNQKGVRYHEPEYWKFGEAGNKYFRHATGQLYAISKDLAKYISINQHVLHKFANEDVSLGSWFIGLDAEHIDDRRLCCGTPPDCEWKAQAGNICVASFDWSCSGICRSADRIKEVHRRCGEGENALWSATF; this is translated from the exons atgacTTTCAAGAGCAGGGGAGATCAGCAGTCTTCTAAAAATGTTATCTCCCAAAAATGGACTCTTTTCTTATGCTTGGCTTGCTTCTGTTCGGGAATGCTCCTAGCCAATTG GACGTGGAACGTTCCTGAGCCTAAAGGCATCAACCGAACAACTACGGTGGAAGCTGAAAAACTAAAGTTAGTTTCAGAGGGTTGCGGTGATGAAATT TTGCACCAGAAAGAAGTGAAGCGTGACTCTAAGGATATTATTGGGGAAGTTTATAAAACTCATAATGCCATTCA GACATTAGACAAAACCATTTCAAATTTGGAGATGGAATTAGCGGCTGCTAGGGCAGCACAGGAGTCTATACTCAGTGGCTCTCCTTTGTCAGATGACTTAAAGAGGACTGGGTCATCTGGGAAAAGAAGATATTTGATGGTTATTGGTATTAATACAGCTTTTAGCAGTCGGAAAAGAAGAGATTCAGTTCGTGCTACGTGGATGCCACAAG gtgaaaaaaggaagaaactgGAAGAAGAGAAGGGTATCATTGTTCGCTTTGTCATTGGTCATAG TGCAACAACAGGAGGCATTTTGGACAGAGCCATTGAAGCAGAGGACAAAAAGCATGGAGATTTCTTGAGACTG GACCATGTTGAAGGGTATCTTGAGTTGTCAGCCAAGACAAAGATATATTTTGCTACTGCTGTTACTTTGTGGGATGCAGATTTCTATGTCAAAGTTGATGATGAtgtccatgtaaatatag CAACACTTGGAGAAACTCTAGTTAGACACCGAAAGAAACCACGTGTATATATTGGATGCATGAAATCTGGTCCTGTCCTTAATCAAAA GGGTGTGAGATACCATGAACCCGAGTATTGGAAATTTGGTGAGGCAGGAAATAAGTACTTCCGACATGCTACTGGACAGCTGTATGCTATTTCAAAAGATTTGGCCAAGTATATATCAATAAACCA GCATGTTCTGCATAAGTTTGCCAACGAGGATGTTTCGCTGGGGTCATGGTTTATTGGACTTGATGCAGAGCACATTGATGATCGGAGACTATGCTGTGGCACTCCACCTG ATTGCGAGTGGAAGGCCCAGGCTGGCAACATCTGTGTTGCATCATTTGATTGGAGCTGCAGTGGGATTTGCAGATCTGCCGATAGGATTAAGGAGGTCCATCGGCGGTGTGGGGAAGGTGAGAATGCTTTGTGGAGTGCAACTTTTTAG